The Nonlabens spongiae genome contains a region encoding:
- the fabD gene encoding ACP S-malonyltransferase, which produces MKAYVFPGQGAQFTGMGKDLYDQYEEARELFHKANEILGFDISKIMFEGSADELKQTKVTQPAVFIHSVVLAKMMGDHFKPDMAAGHSLGELSALTAIGCLTFEDGLKIVSERAMAMQEACEIQESTMAAILGLEDDMVEKICRETDGVVVAANYNCPGQLVISGAVPAVEAACEKLKLHGAKRALVLPVGGAFHSPLMEPARERLARVIEKTEFKNPICPIYQNVSTFAVRDTDTIKTNLIYQLTAPVKWTQSIQEMIKDGATEFIEVGPGRALQGMIKKIDRSLDVGQASA; this is translated from the coding sequence ATGAAAGCATACGTTTTTCCAGGACAGGGAGCACAGTTTACAGGAATGGGTAAAGATCTTTATGATCAATATGAGGAAGCGAGAGAACTTTTCCATAAAGCCAATGAGATTCTAGGCTTTGACATCAGTAAAATAATGTTTGAGGGTTCAGCAGATGAACTAAAGCAAACTAAGGTTACCCAGCCCGCAGTTTTCATTCACAGTGTAGTCTTGGCAAAAATGATGGGCGATCATTTCAAGCCAGACATGGCTGCCGGTCACTCACTGGGAGAACTTAGTGCGCTTACCGCGATAGGTTGTCTCACTTTTGAAGATGGTCTCAAAATTGTATCAGAAAGAGCCATGGCCATGCAAGAGGCTTGTGAGATCCAAGAAAGCACTATGGCTGCCATTCTAGGACTTGAAGACGACATGGTTGAAAAGATCTGTAGGGAAACTGATGGTGTGGTGGTTGCCGCAAATTACAATTGTCCAGGTCAGCTGGTAATCTCAGGAGCCGTACCCGCTGTAGAAGCTGCTTGCGAAAAGCTAAAACTTCACGGTGCAAAAAGAGCACTTGTTCTACCCGTAGGAGGTGCTTTTCACTCTCCTTTAATGGAGCCAGCACGTGAGCGGCTTGCCAGAGTTATTGAAAAAACGGAGTTTAAAAATCCCATTTGTCCTATTTATCAAAATGTATCCACCTTTGCAGTGAGAGATACCGATACTATAAAGACAAATCTCATTTATCAACTCACTGCTCCGGTAAAATGGACGCAATCCATTCAAGAAATGATTAAGGATGGAGCCACAGAATTCATTGAAGTCGGTCCGGGAAGAGCTTTGCAAGGCATGATCAAAAAAATAGATCGCAGTCTTGATGTGGGTCAGGCTAGTGCTTAA